The genomic stretch GGCGTCGGTGGCCGAAGAGGTCGGCTTCGTAGCTGACGGTAAAGGGCAGCAGGACGTTGTTCTGCGAGATGGGGATGAGGTTTTGCTGGCTGGTGTTGCGCGGGCGGTTGCCGGAGAGGCGCTGGCGCTCGGCGAGGGGCGCGACGCCCATCTGGGGGTAGAGCGAGGAAAGGGCGAGGGTGGTGAGCGCGCGGGCCTGTTCGTAGCGCGCGGCAGCGGAGTGCAAAGTTTCGTTGGCGGCGAGCGCTTTGGTTTCCAGGGCGTTGAGCTCCGCATCCTGAAACACTTTCCACCACTCCCCTTTGGGAATGGCGTCCTTGGGAGCGCCCGGGCGCCAGGGTTGCGGCGCTTGCCACTGCGGGGGAACGGGCACGGCGGCGCGCTGGTATTTCGGTCCCGTCGTGCAGCCGGAGAGTGCGAGAGCGAGAAGGCCAGGGAGGAGAGCGAGGCGAGCGCTCACCGGCGCGCTCCGGCGGGTGCGGGCTGTTGTGGGAGTTCCCTGGTGCGCACTTCCTGGCCGTCTTCGAGCGAGTCCGGAGGATTGAGGACGATCCAGTCGTCCTTGGAAAGGCCCTGCAGGATTTCGAGGGAGGTGCCGTAGTCGCGGCCGATGACGAGCGGGCGGAGATGGACGCGATGCTGGGCGTCGACGGTGACGGCGCGGAGGCCCTCGGAGCGGAAGAGCAGGGCGTTAACGGGAACTTGCAGGCGGGTGCTGGCGGCGCGCACCTGCAGGTGGACCTGAGCGTAGCCGCCGGGGAGCAGCTGGCCCTGGTGGTTGGGAACGTCCACTTCGGTGAGCAGGGTGCGGGATGCCTGGTCGATGGCGTTGGCGGTGCGCACGACGCGGCCTTCGAAGCGCTGCCCGGGAAACTGCGCGAGCTCCAGCCAGGCGGCGAGCCCGGTGCGAATGGAGGCGGCTTCCACCTCCGGAACGGAAAGGTAGACGCGGATGGGATCGATCTGCGCGAGGTAGAAGAGCTCCTGGCGCGTGCCGGTGTTGCCGGCGTTGATCAGCGTGCCCACGTCGACGTTGCGGCGGGTGATCACCCCGCTGAAAGGAGCGTCGATGTGCCCGAAGGACTCCATATCCTGTAGGCGGCGGACGTTGGCGTCTGCGGCGGCGAGGCTGGCCTGTATCTGGGTGTAGTGGCTGGCGCGCTCGTCAGCTTCCTGCTGGGAGACGGAGTCGGATTTGCGCAAGCCGGCCCAGCGCTCGGCGGAGGACTTGGCGAGCTCGAGGTTGGCGGCGATCTCCTGGCGCGCGGCGCGGGCCTGCGAGAGCTCCTGATCGATTTCCGGGGTTTCGATATCGGCGAGGCGCGCGCCCTGCTTCACCCGGCTGCCGATGTCGTGGTACCAGCGCTGGAGGTAGCCGTTGGTGCGGGCATAGATGGGCGACTCGACGTAAGCCTGCAGGTTGCCGGGAAGAACGAGGTCTTCCTGTCCGGCTTGCGCCGTGGCGTGGGTGACGGCGACGGTGGGGATGGCCAGGGTTTCCGTTTCTTTGGCCAGGGCCCGGAATTCCGAGCGGCGCTGCAACAGGCGGAAGGCGCCGGCAACGGCGAGCAGGAGCAGCGCGGCGATAGCCACGGTGAGCAGGCGTCCGGCGCCGGCCTGACTCCCGGAAGAAGCATGTCTGCGAAAACCCTGATTCATTTCCTGTGTCCCCAAACCTCGCGAAAGTGTGTGCATCTGCGCCATGGGCTCAGACCCCCGCCGGTGCCGCAGATGGCGCGCCGGGCCGGTTTCTCTTTTCGCGCCGCCCATGAATGATACTGAAGACGCAAGGCACGAAGAAGAGCGTGGCGACGGTGGCAAAGATCAGGCCGCCGATAACCGCGCGGCCCAGCGGCGCGTTCTGTTCGCCGCCTTCGCCGAGGCCTACGGCCATGGGTACCATGCCGATGATCATGGCCAGAGCGGTCATGAGCACGGGGCGGATGCGGACGAAACCCGCTTCCAGGGCGGCGTCGAAGGCGCTGCGCCCGAGGCGCATCTGCTCGCGCGCGAAGGAGACGAGGAGGATGCTATTGGCGGTGGCCACGCCCATGCACATGATGGCCCCGGTGAGCGAGGGCACATTGAGCGTGGTCTGGGTGAGAAGGAGCATCCACAGGATGCCGGCGAGCGCGCCGGGCAGCGCGGTGATGATGATGAAGGGATCGAGCCAGGACTGGAAATTCACGACGATGAGCAGGTAGATGAGGATGATGGCGCCGAGCAGGCCGAGGCCGAGGCCGGCGAAAGAGGTCTGCATGGTCTGCACCTGGCCGCGGATGGCGATGCCGCTGCCCCGCGGGAGATCCTTTTCCGCGCCCTGCACCAGGCGGGTGACTTCGCCGGAGACGCCGCCGAGGTCGCGGCCGTCCACCGCGGCGTACACGTTGATCATGGGCTGCACGTTGTAGTGAGAGATGGCCGCGGGGCGGGCCACAGCGCTGGTGCGGACGAGATTGCCGAGAATCTGGCTGGGCGCGCTGGCGGCGCGGACGGGAGTGTTCTGCAGGGCCTGGAAGGAGTCCATGCGGTACTGCGGAGTCTGCACGGCGACGTTGTAGCTGACGCCGTTCTTGGGGTCCACCCAGAAGGTCGGGGCGGTCTGAAAACTGGAGCTGAGGGAGACCAGGACGTTCTGGGCGACATCGCGGGCGTTGAGGCCCACGGACTGCAGGCGCGAGCGGTCGAACTCCATGCGCAGGGCGGGCTCATCGAAGGCCTGCTGGACGTGGATATCCACGGCGCCGGGGATGTGGCGCATCTGGTTGGCAAGTTTCTGGGCGGCGGCATAATTGCCGGCCTCGTCCATGCCCACGATCTCCACGTCGATGGGAGCAGGGGTGCCGAAATTGAGGATCTGCGCGACGATATCCGCGGGCTGAAAGAAAAATTGAACCCCGGGAAATTTCCGGGGCAGGATCTGGCGCAACTGCTGGACGTATTCGCGGGTGGGGCGGCCGTGTTCCTTTTGGAGCTGCAGGAGGATTTCGGCGTCTTCGGTGCCGATGGTGCCGCTGCTGCTGTAGACCAGATTGATGCCGCTATAGGGGAGGCCGATGTTGTCGAGGACGGTAACCAGATCGCGCCTGGGGATGTTCTCGCGGATGACGGATTCGACTTCATCGCAGAGACGCGCGGTTTCCTCGATGCGCAGGCCGGTGCGGGTGCGGACGTGCAGGCGAATCAGGCCGGCGTCCACGCCGGGAAAGAAGTCGCGGCCGAGGCCCAGGCCGATGCCCGCGGAGGCGCCGCAAAAAAGGATAAAAATGAGGGCGACAAGAGGCGCGTGATGCAGCGCGGACTCCAGGGAGCGGCGGTAACCCTCGCGGAAGGAGTGGAAGCGGCGCTCGAAGCCCTGCTGGTAGCGGCGAAAGAGGCCGGGGCGGCGGCCGGGTTCGTCGTGCCCCTCGTGGCGGAGCAGGTACATGACCAGAGTGGGCACGAGGGTGCGGGAGAGGATATACGAAGCCAGCATGGCGAAGATGACGGCTTCGGCCAGGGGCACGAAGAGAAATTTGGCCACTCCGGTGAGAAGAAACATGGGCACGAAGACGATGCAGATGCACAGGGTGGAGACGAAAGCGGGAGTGGCGATCTCTTCGGCCCCGGCGAGAATGGACTCGATCAGTTCCTTGCCCATGGCGCTGTGGCGCTCAATGCTTTCGATGGTGACGGTGGCGTCGTCGACGAGAATGCCGACGGCGAGGGCCAGGCCGCCGAGGGTCATGATGTTGATGGTCTGGCCGAGGGCGCTGAGGGCCAGGACGGAGCTGAGGATGGACAGGGGAATGGAGATGGCGATGATGAGCGTACTGCGCCAGCTGCCGAGAAAGAGCAGGATCATGATCGCGGTGAGGCAGGCGGCGATGATGGCTTCGTTGAGCACGCCCTGAACGGCGGCGCGCACGAAAAGGGACTGGTCGAAAAGCTGGGCGATGTGCAGGCCCTCGGGGAAGGATTTGGAGGTCTGCCGCAGGAGGGCGTTGACGCGGGCGACGATGTCCAGAGTGGAGGCGCTGCCCGTCTTGTAGATGCTCATGAGCACGCCGCGCTGCCCGTTAACGCGGACGATGTTGGTTTGCGGGGAAAAACCATCGCGGATGTGCGCGACGTCGCGCATGTAGATGGTGGCGCCGTTCACGGTGCGGATCGGCAGGTCGTTCATTTCGGCGATGGTTTGCGGGCTGCCGTTCATCTCCACGGAGTATTCGAGAGGGCCGATCTTGGCGGTGCCGGAGGGCAGGATAAGGTTCTGTGCGCTGACGGCGTTGACGACGTCCACAGGGGAGAGGCCCTTGGCCTGGAGGGCGGCGGGATCGATGTCCACGGAGATGAGGCGCTGCTTGCCTCCGTAAGGAAAGGGCATGGCGGCGCCCTGGACGGTGGCGAGCTGGGTGCGGATAAAGTTGTTGCCGTAATCAAAGAGCTGCTGCTCGCTCATGGTGTCGCTGGTCATGCCGATCTGCAGGACCGGGACGGTGGAAGCGGAATAAATGATGACCAACGGGGGGGTCGCGCCCGGGGGCAGAAACTTCAGGATGGATTGGGAGATGGCCGTCGTCTGGGCCATGGCGGTCGAAATGTTGGCGCCGGGCTGAAAAAAGATCTTGATGACGGAGGTTCCTGGCAAGGATTGCGATTCGATGTGCTCGACATCGCTGACCAGAACGGTGGTGGCGCGCTCCGACATGTTGGTGATGCGCTGCTCCATCTCCTGAGGAGCGAGGCCGGTGTAGGTCCAGACGACGCTGATGACGGGGATGTTGATGTCGGGGAAAATGTCGGTGGGGGTGCGCTGGAGGGCCACCGGCGCGAGCAGCAGGATGACCAGCGCCAGCACGAGGAACGTGTAGGGGCGGGATAGAGCGATGCGAACGATCCACATAAAGCTTCGAGTCCACCTGTCAGGGGGGCACCGTCCAGCGGCCCACGGCCCGGTATTTCGTTAGATTCGCGGCGCGGCCTCGCGGGTACGGAGTACTTCTGCCATGCGCACCGCTCCCGGCGGCGGCCCAGGCGAATTTTCCGGCGCGTTGCGGCAAGCCGGAGCGAACTGCGCGCGACTATTGTATGCGTGACCGCGAAGCGGTCAACATACGATACCGCGTTTTCGGCTGGAAATTCGACAGGCAGCGTGTGACCCCGCGCCGCGGAAGGGCCGTCCGGGGAAACCCCTGCGAAGATGCGCGGGGAAAAAACCGCGCCCGCGCGGCTGTGCTATGATGTCTCCGGCGTGACCGCACCGCGGTCAGCGCTGTTGTTCTTGCCTCGAGAAGCACGTTCCGGCCTCGCGCTGGAGGTTCCCATGAGCACCAATCGCATTCGTACCCTCGCCATCGTTCTGGGTGTCTTGGTTGTACTACTGCTGCTGCTGCCTTCCCTCATCCCCGTGAATCAATTTCGTTCCACCGTCGAGGAGAAACTTTCCGCCGCGCTGGACCGCAAGGTGCATGTCGGGAATCTAAGTCTTTCGCTCTGGTCCGGCGCCCTGGCGGCCGAGGAGCTGTCTATCGCGGACGATGCGAAGTTCAGCGCCGCGCCGTTTTTGACGGCCAAGGCCCTCAAGGTCAAGGTCGAGGTCATGGCGCTGATTTTCTCGCGTGCGCTGCACATCACCGGTCTGACGATCGAGAAGCCCGAAGTGACGCTGCTGCGCGACGCGGCCGGGCGCTGGAATTTCTCGTCGCTGGGCGGGGCGCCGGCAAAGTCCGAGCCGCGGCGGGCGGCGCAAGCGCCGGCGCAGTCGTCGGATGCCGCCGCGGAACTTCTGGTGCAGAAAATGGAGTTGAAGGACGGGCGGCTGCTGATCGGGACCATGGGGTCGGCGAAGCGCGCCAGCTATGACAATGTGAACGCGGAAGCCTCGGATGTGTCCATGAGCGCGGCGTTTCCGGCGAAGGTGACGGCGAGCCTGCCGGGCGGGGGGAGCTTCAAGCTGGAGGGGCGTGTGGGCCCGCTGAACCCGAACGACGCCTCGCTTTCCCCGGTGGACGCGAAGATTTCCATCGACGGGCTGGACCTGGCTTCGACCGGGGTGATTGATGCCGCGGCGGGGCTTGGCGGAATCCTGGACCTGGATGCCACGCTCACCTCGCAGAAAGGCGAAGTGCAGACCAAAGGCACGATGAAGCTGAAGAAGCTGCTGCTAGTGGCGGGCGGGTCTCCGTCCACGGTTCCCGTTACGCTGGATTTTTCCACGAAATCGGATATGCAGAGAAATACGGGGGTGCTGAACCCCTCGGCGATCAAGGTGGGCAACGCGGCCGCGCGCATCGCAGGAACCTACGAGACGCGCGGAGAAGCCACGGTCGTGAATCTCAAGTTCGCCGGCCAGGACATGCCGGCGCGCGACCTGCAGGGCTTTCTCCCGGCGCTGGGCATCAACCTGCCCAAGGGGGCGTCGCTCTCATCGGGCATGCTCAGCGGGGATCTGAACATTCAGGGGCCGACGAACCGCCTGATCACCTCGGGGACCCTGGGGCTGGCGAATGCCCGGGTGAGCGGGTTCGATCTGGGTTCGAAGCTCGCCGTGATTTCCGCGCTGGCCGGCGTGAAGACGGGATCGGACCTGGACATCGAGAAGCTGACCACGAAAATCCGCATGGCCCCGGACGGGCTGCGCGCCGAGAATTTCAATGCGGTCATCCCCGCGCTGGGCACGCTGGTGGGCGCGGGGACGGTAGACGCGAAGAACAACCTGGACTTCAAAATGCTGGCGACGCTGACGGGCGGGCCGGCAGCCGCTGGTACAACGGGAGGTGCGGGCGCGGCGCCCGCGGGAGGAGCAGCTACGACTGGCGGGGGAGGAGTGGCCGGGATGCTCGGCGCGCTGCTCGGCCCGGCCAAGGGCGGACAGGCGCGGCGCATTCCGTTCCTGATTCAGGGCACGGCCTCCGATCCCAAATTTGTTCCCGATGTGCAGGGGCTGGCCACGGAAATGCTGAAGTCGCAGTTCAGCGGAAGCGGGGCGCAGAAGGACACCCAGCAGCCGGACAGCGGTCCCCTGGGCGGGCTGGGGGAACTGTTTAAGAAGAAAAAGCCGTGAAGAGCGTGAGCCGTGACCCTGGTTGGTGACTTGTAGGCAGGGAGTGCTCGCTGTGCGGGGGCGCGGGTAATCGTTTGCGCGCTTTTTCCTTTGCCGTCTATTCCGGTCCCTTTTTTTCTCCGTGACCTCTGTGACTCGGTGGCTATCCCATCTTGCTTTTTCTGGCGCTGGGGCATCCAATATGAGGCAGAGTTTATGGAGCGAGGTGGGGCATGGCTGAAGCCGTGATTGTTTCCTCGATACGCACGCCGGTGGGCAGGGCGTTCAAGGGCGCGCTGCGCGCGACGCGCCCGGACGATCTTGCCGCGGAAGCCATCAAGGCGGCCCTGGCGCGGGTGCCGGGGCTGGATGCCAAGGAGATCGAGGACGTCATCCTGGGCTGCGCCATGCCCGAGGCCGAGCAGGGGATGAACGTGGCGCGCATCGCTTCGCTGCGCGCGGGCTTGCCTGTCGAGTGTTCGGCGATGACCATCAACCGCTTCTGCTCGTCGGGGCTGCAGGCCATCGCCATCGCGGCGGAACGCATCCGCTGCGGCGCGGCGGAGGTGATCCTCGCGGGCGGCACGGAGTCCATGAGCCTGGTGCCCATGGGCGGGAACAAGATTTCCCCGAATCCCTGGCTGGTGGACAATAATCCGGATTCTTACATCAGCATGGGCCTGGGCACGGAGCATGTCGCCCGGAAGTACGGGATTACGCGCGAGGCGGCGGACAAGTTTTCCTACGCGAGCCACCAGAAGGCCCTGGCCGCGATTGCCGCCGGGAAGTTCAAGGACGAGACCGTGCCCGTGGAAGTGAGGATCACGGCGTGGCCCAGCGGCAACGGCGCCGGAAAAGGGAAGGGCGCGGCCAAGGCGGCGACGCAGACCTTTGTGTTTGACACCGACGACGGCCCGCGCGCGGATACTTCCATGGAAGCGCTGGCCAAGCTGAAGGCCGCGTTTCACGTGCAGGGCACGGTGACAGCAGGGAACAGCTCGCAGATGAGCGACGGTGCGGCGGCGGCGGTGGTGATGAGCGAGGCGCGCGCCAAGGCGCTGGGGCTGAAGCCGCTGGCGCGCTTTGTGTCGTTCGCCACGGCAGGGTGCCCGCCGGAGGAGTTCGGCGTCGGGCCGGTCTATGCGATCCCCAAGGCGCTGAAGCTGGCGGGGCTGAAGCTGGACGACATCGCGGTGATCGAGCTGAACGAAGCCTTCGCGGCGCAGTCGCTGGCGGTGATCCAACAGGCGGGGCTCGATCCGGCGCGGGTCAATCCCAACGGCGGCGCGATCGCTTTGGGCCATCCGCTCGGCTGCACCGGAGCGAAGCTGACGGCTTCGATCATCCGCGAGTTGCAGAGGCGCAATGCGCGCTACGGTCTGGTGACCATGTGCATCGGCGGCGGCATGGGCGCCGCGGGCATCCTCGAGCGGGTGTCGTAGGATGCGCTCCACGAAATCAGCCTGGTTCCTTGCAACGATTCTGTTGCTTTGCGGCGGGATGCTGCGCGGGCAGGCGCCGGCCGCGCCACCTGCTGCGGCGCCGCAGGCGGTTCCAGTGCGGGGCGAGCCGCGGCATCACCTGGCGTTTGAAAACGGCTACGTGCGGGTGTTCGCGGTGGAGGTGGCGCCGCACGACGCCACGCTGCTGCACGAGCACGCTCTCGACTATGTCTACGTCACGCTGGGCACGGCGGACATCGTCAACGCAGTTTTCGGCAAGCCGGAGGTCCATGCGCAGTTGAAGGACGGGGAGGTGCACTTCGCGCGCGGGGGATTCGCGCATGTGGCGCGCAACCTGAGCGACCTGCCCTTCCGCAATCTCACCATTGAGTTCTTGAAGCCCCAGGGCGAGGTGCACAACCTCTGCGAGAAAATCGTGCCCGGCGACGCGGGGCCGTGCGAGAAAGTCCAGGGGAAAGGCCATGTGACCACGCCGCTGATGGAGACGGCGGAAATGCGCATCGAGTTGGTTCGGCTGGACCCGCAAGCGCAGAAGATCGAAATGGCGCCCGGCACAGGAACCCTGGTGGCCGCGCTGGAACAGGCCGGTATCGAAGTGGAATCCGAGGGGCAGCCGCCGGCGAGCATCGCCACCGGGGGACTCTTGTGGCTTCCGGCCGGGTCGCGGCAAGTTTTCTCCAATCTTCGCAACACGCCTGCAAATTTTCTGCGGATCGCTTTCAAGGACAGCGGGGCGCAGGAAACAACCGTGCACTGAGGATTTCCCCCGGCCTTCCGGAGTTTTTCCCGGTGATATACCGTGTGGCAAACCTGTACTGCACGGCGTTTGCCGGGCGGGCAGACCCGGGAGTAAGATACCTTCCCAGCGGGCTCCTCGCACCCGCTTGGCACGCACGCGGCCTGGCCGCGTACCAGTTCACCACGCGCACCCGGAGGCAATCATGGCCACACCTACTCTGACGAAACCCGCAGCCAAAGGGGGGAGTTTCCTGCTGGAGGCGGCGCGGCCCGAAGACGTATTCACGCCGGCGGATTTCACGGACGATCAGAAGCTGATCGGGCAGACGGCTGAGGAGTTTGTGACCAAGGAAGTGCTGCCGCGGGCGAAGGAGCTGGAAGAGAAGAAGCCCGGCCTGATGGTCGAGATGATGAAGAAGGCGGGCGAACTGGGCCTGCTGGGCGGGGGCGTGCCGGAGGCTTACGGCGGCGGAGGGCTGGACAAGGTGGCCACGACGCTGCTGACGGAAAAGATTTCGGTGTATGGCGGATTTGCGACCACGTTTGGCGCGCAGACCGGCATCGGCACGCTGCCCATCGTCTATTTCGGAACGGAAGAGCAGAAGAAAAAGTACTTGCCGAAGATCGCCAGCGGGGAATGGATTTCGGCCTATTGCCTGTCCGAGCCGCAGGCCGGCTCCGACGCGCAGAACCTGCTGACGCGCGCGGAGCTTTCCCCGGACGGGAAGAACTGGATCCTGAACGGGCAGAAGATGTGGATCACCAACGGCGGCTTCGCCGATGTGTACATCATTTTTGCCAAGGTAAACGGCGAGAAGCTTTCGGCGTTCATCGTCGAGCGCACTTTCCCCGGCTGCAAGCCCGGCAACGAAGAGCACAAGATGGGCATTCACGGCAGCTCGACGACGCCGGTGTTCCTGGAAAACTGCCAGGTGCCCAAGGAAAACCTGCTCTATGAGATCGGGCGCGGGCACATCGTGGCCTTCAATATTCTGAATTCGGGGCGCTTCACGCTGGGCGTGTCCTGCGTGGGCGGGGCCAAGCTGGTCATTGCGAACGCATCGAAGTACACCAAGGAGCGCAAGGCCTTCGGCAAATCCATCGGCGAATTCGGGCTGATGAAGGAGAAACTGGCGGAGATGGCTATCCGCATCTACGCGATGGATTCCGTGGTTTACCGCATCGCGGGGATCATCGAAGCGGCCATGGCGGCGGCCGAGGGCAGCGGCGACAAGACCCAGCAGATGATGAAGGTGCTGGAGGAGTACGCGCTGGAATGCTCGATCGCCAAGATCGCCGGCAGCGAGATGCTGGATTACGTGGTGGACGAGGGCGTGCAGATTTTCGGCGGCTACGGCTTTCATGAAGATTATTCCGTGTGCCGGGCCTATCGCGACAGCCGCGTCAACCGTATTTTCGAGGGCACCAACGAGATCAACCGCATGCTCATCATCCAGATGCTGATGAAGCGCGCCATGGGCGGGCAACTGCCGCTGATCCCCGCGGCCATGAAGCTGGCGGACGAGATTCTGGCCGGACCGTCGATGGAAGAGGCGCCGGAGGGCGTACTGGCCGAGGAGGCGCGCGTCGTCGCCAATGCCAAGAAGATGTTCCTACAGGGGGCGGGCGGGGCAGTGCAGAAGTACCGGGAGAAGCTGGCCGACGAGCAGGAGCTGATTGCGGCGCTGGCCAATATCGTGATGGAGATTTACGCCATGGAGTCCTCGCTGCTGCGCGCACAGAAAGCCGCCGCGGCCAGGGGCGAATCCGCCGCGCAAGCGATGATCGCGGCGGCGCGGGTGTTCATCGCCGACGCCGCGGAACGCGTGGAGCACGAAGCGCGCCGCGCGCTGGCCGCGGTGCACGAAGGCGACATGCTCACCACGCAGATGGCCGTCCTCAAGCGCTTCGCCAAGCGCCCCGCCGTGGATACCATCGCGCTGCGCCGCGTGGTGGCCGCCGCCGTGCAGGCCCAGGACCGCTATCCGTTCGAGGGCAAGTAAGAAAGTTGACCGCTTCGGGGTCACGCCTACGGAAGATTAGCCACAGAGACGCAGAGCCACGGAGTTCAAAGAGGAAGCCCAGGAAACAACGGGCTTCCTCTTTTTGTTTGTGCCGGTACCGTAGCCAGCGGCTGGCAGCGCCGCAAATTCGTCAGCGTCAGGCGGAAGCGCTGGCCAGGGCTTCGAGTTTCTTGATTTGGGTGTCGCCGCCGATGACGATGAGGTTGTCGTTGGGGCGGATGGGGGTATCGGGGGCGGGGTTGAAGAGCATGGCGCCGTCGGCGGGCTTCAAGCCGAGGATGATGACGCCGGCCTGCTCGCGGATCCGGGCATCGGCGAGGGTTTTGCCGACCAGCGCGGACTTGGGGCGAATCTCGACCTCGCTGATTTCCACGTCCAGGCGCTCGGTGCCGAAAGCGGCGTCTATGAAATCGAGGACGTTGGGGCGCAGCAGAAGCTGGGCGATGCGGTGGCCGACGAAGTAGTAGGGAGAAATGACCTGGGAGGCGCCGGCGCGCAGCAGCTTGGAGGTGGCTTCTTCTTCGCTGGCCCGGGCGATGATCTTGAGGTCGGAGCGGAAGCCGCGCGCGGTCAGGACGATATAGAGATTTTCGGCGTCGGAGCTGACGGCGGCGACAAAGCCCTGCGCGCGGTCGATATGCGCCTGCTTGAGGTTTTCTTCCGAGGAAGCGTTTCCGACGATCACGGGGATCTTTTCGTTGATGGCCCACTGCGCGCGGTTGGCATCGCGCTCGATGAAGATGCAGCTCTGCCCGCGGGTGAGCAGTTCCCGCGCCACGGTGCGCCCCACGCGCCCGGCGCCGCAGATGATGTAGTGGCCCTTGAGCTTGGCGATTTCCCGTTCCATGCGGCGGCGCCCGAAAACCTTTCCGAACTCGAATTCTAGCAACGCCTGGGTGAAGGTGGCAATCGTGAAGCCGCCGGCAATCACGGAGGCCACGATGAGGAAGCTGTTGAAGACCCGGCCGGCATGGGAGAGCGGGTGGATCTCACCGTAGCCGACGGTGGTCATGGTGGTCAGGGTCATGTAGAAGGCGTCGAACCAGGGCCAGCCTTCGAGGTAGTGGAAGCCGGCGCAGCCGCTGAAGACCACCAAAGCGAGGAGAATCAAGACCAGGCTGATGCGGTTGCGGAGGCTCATCGGGTCACCGGAGATGGCCAGGCATGGTGTTCCGCGGAGAAGGGAAAGTCAAGATGAGGGAAAGAAAGTGCCGGGAGGCGGGCGAAGGATTTGCGCCAAGAGAATAGGCCGGAGTGCGCAACAAAGCGGGAGACTCGGCGAACTTTCGCGCGTCCTTCCCGGGTCATTCCTTCGGCGATCTTCAGGCTGCGGTGCGTTCTTGATTGACGCGGTTTGTGCGCCTGTGTTAGAAACGGCACGATGGTTCTCCGCGCTGCTCGTGTGTAAGCAGCTCATTCCGCTGGGGCTATGGCCGACGATCCAAAGGAACAAAAACCACCTGTAAGTTCTGCGGGCGAACAACCCGTGGCGCCGAGTGCTGCCCCGGCACCACCCAAATCGGCCGCACCGCCCGCGCCCAAAGCCCCGCCCGTGGGCCCCGCCCCGCTCGAAAATGACCTGGTGCAGCGCTACCGCGCGCGGTTTGGCGATGCCCTTCGCGAAGCCGTGGAAGACCGCAAGCAGGCCATCCTGGTGGTGGAGCGTGAGCGCCTGGCGGAGATCGCCCGCTATACCCGCGACGAAGAAAAATTCGATCTGCTCAGCGACCTGACGGCGGTGGACTGGCCGAAGCGCGAGAAGCGCTTCGACGTGGTGCTGAACCTCTATTCGTTCGCGCACAACACGCGGCTGCGCCTCAAGGTGCAGGCGGGCGCGGATGAAAGCGTGGCCAGCGTGAGCGGGGTGTGGGCCACGGCGAACTGGCTGGAGCGCGAAGTCTATGACATGTTCGGGATCGACTTTGCCGGGCACCCGAACCTCAAGCGTATCCTGCTGCCGGAGGAGTGGCAGGGCTTTCCGCTGCGCAAGGATTACGACATTTTGACGCAGGATCAGGCGTGGGTGCGGGAGAATTTGGGGATTGAGAGCGGGCAGTAGCGGAAGAAGGGTCGAAGAGCCAGAGAGTGGAGAACACGCTAAAAGCCGGACCGGGGACGCTGCTGGGGGCGGACGAGCTCATTCTGA from Terriglobia bacterium encodes the following:
- a CDS encoding acyl-CoA dehydrogenase family protein; amino-acid sequence: MATPTLTKPAAKGGSFLLEAARPEDVFTPADFTDDQKLIGQTAEEFVTKEVLPRAKELEEKKPGLMVEMMKKAGELGLLGGGVPEAYGGGGLDKVATTLLTEKISVYGGFATTFGAQTGIGTLPIVYFGTEEQKKKYLPKIASGEWISAYCLSEPQAGSDAQNLLTRAELSPDGKNWILNGQKMWITNGGFADVYIIFAKVNGEKLSAFIVERTFPGCKPGNEEHKMGIHGSSTTPVFLENCQVPKENLLYEIGRGHIVAFNILNSGRFTLGVSCVGGAKLVIANASKYTKERKAFGKSIGEFGLMKEKLAEMAIRIYAMDSVVYRIAGIIEAAMAAAEGSGDKTQQMMKVLEEYALECSIAKIAGSEMLDYVVDEGVQIFGGYGFHEDYSVCRAYRDSRVNRIFEGTNEINRMLIIQMLMKRAMGGQLPLIPAAMKLADEILAGPSMEEAPEGVLAEEARVVANAKKMFLQGAGGAVQKYREKLADEQELIAALANIVMEIYAMESSLLRAQKAAAARGESAAQAMIAAARVFIADAAERVEHEARRALAAVHEGDMLTTQMAVLKRFAKRPAVDTIALRRVVAAAVQAQDRYPFEGK
- a CDS encoding potassium channel protein codes for the protein MSLRNRISLVLILLALVVFSGCAGFHYLEGWPWFDAFYMTLTTMTTVGYGEIHPLSHAGRVFNSFLIVASVIAGGFTIATFTQALLEFEFGKVFGRRRMEREIAKLKGHYIICGAGRVGRTVARELLTRGQSCIFIERDANRAQWAINEKIPVIVGNASSEENLKQAHIDRAQGFVAAVSSDAENLYIVLTARGFRSDLKIIARASEEEATSKLLRAGASQVISPYYFVGHRIAQLLLRPNVLDFIDAAFGTERLDVEISEVEIRPKSALVGKTLADARIREQAGVIILGLKPADGAMLFNPAPDTPIRPNDNLIVIGGDTQIKKLEALASASA
- a CDS encoding NADH-quinone oxidoreductase subunit C → MADDPKEQKPPVSSAGEQPVAPSAAPAPPKSAAPPAPKAPPVGPAPLENDLVQRYRARFGDALREAVEDRKQAILVVERERLAEIARYTRDEEKFDLLSDLTAVDWPKREKRFDVVLNLYSFAHNTRLRLKVQAGADESVASVSGVWATANWLEREVYDMFGIDFAGHPNLKRILLPEEWQGFPLRKDYDILTQDQAWVRENLGIESGQ